From one Microlunatus sp. Gsoil 973 genomic stretch:
- a CDS encoding DegT/DnrJ/EryC1/StrS aminotransferase family protein, with translation MKVPFLDLPAQQAEIVDEVLPVWRRQFESAAFIGGPEVAAFEAEYADYIGVGHCIGVGNGTDAIEIALRAAGIAAGDEVILPANTFIATAEAVSRIGAVPVLVDVDDDYLLIDPSAVEAAVTPRTRAIIPVHIFGQTAAVEELEPIAAKHDLVIIEDAAQSQGASSSHGRAGALGRIAATSFYPGKNLGAAGDGGAVLTDDAELADFARNVSAHGSSVRYVHDRIGFNSRLDAIQATELRAKLRRLDKWNGARRAAADFYAELLENVQGVRVPMTRPGNEDVWHLYVVRVEERDRVLAEMAADGIGVAIHYPTPVHLTAAYAGLGRRRGEFPVAEAAAERILSLPMFPHLTEAQQEGTVAALAAAVR, from the coding sequence GTGAAGGTTCCATTTCTTGATCTGCCGGCGCAACAGGCCGAGATCGTCGACGAAGTGCTGCCCGTTTGGCGGCGGCAGTTCGAGTCGGCGGCATTCATCGGCGGGCCGGAGGTCGCGGCATTCGAGGCCGAATACGCCGACTACATCGGCGTCGGGCACTGCATCGGCGTCGGTAACGGAACTGATGCGATCGAGATTGCCCTTCGAGCCGCCGGCATCGCCGCGGGTGACGAGGTGATCCTGCCCGCGAACACGTTCATCGCGACGGCCGAGGCGGTCTCGCGGATCGGTGCTGTCCCGGTGCTGGTCGATGTCGATGACGACTACCTGCTGATCGACCCGTCGGCTGTGGAAGCAGCGGTGACGCCGCGGACCCGAGCGATCATCCCGGTTCACATCTTCGGCCAGACGGCTGCGGTCGAGGAGCTGGAGCCGATCGCGGCCAAGCATGATCTGGTGATCATCGAGGATGCGGCGCAGTCGCAGGGCGCCTCGTCGTCGCATGGTCGGGCCGGTGCGCTCGGGCGGATCGCCGCGACCAGCTTCTACCCCGGGAAGAACCTCGGCGCCGCGGGCGACGGGGGCGCGGTGCTCACCGACGACGCCGAACTCGCAGACTTCGCACGGAACGTGTCCGCGCACGGGTCGTCGGTCCGCTACGTCCATGATCGAATCGGCTTCAATTCCCGCCTGGATGCCATCCAGGCCACTGAGCTGCGCGCCAAGCTGCGCCGCTTGGACAAGTGGAACGGCGCGCGGCGAGCGGCCGCCGACTTCTACGCCGAGTTGCTTGAGAACGTCCAGGGTGTTCGGGTGCCGATGACCCGACCCGGAAACGAGGACGTCTGGCACCTCTATGTGGTTCGGGTCGAGGAGCGCGACCGGGTGCTGGCGGAGATGGCTGCCGATGGGATCGGAGTCGCCATCCACTACCCCACTCCGGTCCACCTGACTGCTGCCTACGCGGGTCTCGGCCGCCGCCGTGGAGAGTTCCCGGTCGCCGAGGCGGCCGCGGAGCGGATCCTGTCGCTGCCGATGTTTCCGCATCTCACCGAAGCGCAGCAGGAAGGCACCGTTGCTGCACTGGCCGCAGCGGTTCGATAG
- a CDS encoding glycosyltransferase family 2 protein: MTLPKPLRSRPLVSVVVPCYNYGHYLPQAVDSILSQQGVDLEVIIVDDQSTDGSELVAAELAAGNPCVRVIRNEVNKRHIATYNTGLAEITGDYVVLLSADDMLAEGALARATALMEQYPSVGLVYGYCPDFTDVPEPSNPARTWSVWNGIDWLRAVAHRGDNVVINPEVVMRASVMKDLVGYDPAFPHAADLLLWLQSAAISDIGRVNGVQAYYRTHAKQMHVTDYAGTLTDMRERAALYRAFFTDEGRGAQLPGAHRMLRNALRATAKEAVWCAVLARIADDTVGGSDSDAFREFALANYPKIRQTILWRDLERRRTGRTPIIPDRQLRFAYRAKWAVKWRIWRRWGL; this comes from the coding sequence GTGACCTTGCCGAAGCCGCTCAGATCCCGGCCGCTGGTTTCGGTCGTCGTCCCTTGTTACAACTACGGGCACTACCTTCCCCAGGCGGTCGACAGCATCCTGAGTCAGCAAGGTGTCGATCTGGAGGTGATCATCGTTGATGATCAATCGACCGACGGATCGGAGCTTGTCGCCGCCGAGCTGGCCGCCGGGAATCCCTGCGTACGAGTGATTCGCAACGAGGTCAACAAGCGGCACATCGCGACGTACAACACCGGTCTCGCCGAGATCACCGGTGACTACGTTGTGCTCCTCTCCGCCGATGACATGCTTGCCGAAGGGGCGCTCGCCCGGGCGACTGCATTGATGGAGCAGTATCCCAGCGTCGGCCTCGTGTACGGCTACTGCCCAGACTTCACCGACGTGCCCGAGCCCTCGAACCCGGCCAGGACCTGGAGTGTCTGGAACGGCATCGACTGGCTTCGCGCGGTCGCCCATCGCGGCGATAACGTCGTGATCAACCCCGAGGTCGTGATGCGTGCCTCGGTGATGAAGGACCTCGTCGGCTACGACCCGGCATTCCCGCACGCCGCCGATCTCCTGCTCTGGCTGCAGTCCGCCGCGATCTCCGACATCGGCCGGGTGAACGGAGTGCAGGCCTACTACCGTACGCACGCCAAGCAGATGCATGTCACCGACTATGCGGGCACCCTCACCGATATGCGCGAGCGGGCCGCGCTCTATCGCGCGTTCTTCACCGATGAGGGTCGTGGAGCACAGCTTCCGGGCGCCCACCGGATGCTCCGGAATGCGTTGCGAGCCACCGCGAAGGAAGCAGTGTGGTGCGCAGTGCTTGCCCGGATCGCCGACGACACCGTGGGTGGGTCGGACAGTGACGCGTTCCGAGAGTTTGCGCTGGCGAACTACCCGAAGATCCGGCAGACCATTCTGTGGCGTGATCTTGAAAGGCGCCGAACGGGACGGACGCCGATCATCCCTGACAGACAGCTCCGTTTTGCCTATCGCGCGAAATGGGCCGTCAAGTGGCGCATCTGGCGTCGGTGGGGGCTGTGA
- a CDS encoding lipopolysaccharide biosynthesis protein — translation MAAEPVVTARTTARAAGWSGISTIVLRLGGLAVGVVIARILTPEQFGVYAVALTVQSILMTVADLGLSAELIKSSDPERKAPTVATLGLVIGALLTLGTVITASTVADLLGSPAAAPAIMVLAFTLLLGGAGVVPYAYLQRRFQQRELFLVSVVDFVISTGVTLVLIAAGWGVLGLAVGRLTAQTASTTLQFVLAKTPPRFRIDRQVVRPVLAFGLPIAGANLLSWALLNVDNVVIARIAGPTALGFYVLAFNISNWPMNALSQMVRSVSLPYFARVDDRAPDAVPRLVAVAWAGALPAGALLAVLSASVIQFVYGAKWLPAAPVLAALGIFGGLRVVFDIFAGFLYARGRSRPVLWVQLVWFVAIVIGMIVATRAYGIVGAGWVHVVVAVVVILPAYVVALKAAGVRLASIVREAWLPTVAAGVASVAAALVAYALDGALLKLIAGGLAAGIVYLALMGRWIASGLRALRRGPIDDAGDVTLITTELEQPNPASDDRTADDQTTDDQTTDDQPVRKSA, via the coding sequence ATGGCCGCGGAACCCGTGGTCACGGCCCGGACCACAGCGCGCGCGGCGGGATGGAGTGGCATCAGCACGATCGTGCTGCGGCTCGGAGGACTTGCCGTCGGTGTCGTGATCGCGCGCATCCTGACCCCTGAGCAATTCGGTGTCTATGCCGTCGCGCTGACTGTCCAGTCGATCTTGATGACGGTGGCCGATCTTGGTCTGTCCGCCGAGTTGATCAAGAGCTCCGACCCAGAGCGCAAGGCTCCGACCGTTGCGACCCTCGGCCTGGTCATCGGCGCCCTGCTCACGCTCGGGACCGTGATCACCGCGTCCACGGTCGCGGATCTGCTGGGCAGCCCGGCAGCTGCGCCGGCGATCATGGTGCTCGCCTTCACCCTGCTGTTGGGCGGCGCGGGCGTGGTGCCGTATGCGTACCTGCAGCGCCGGTTCCAGCAACGCGAGCTGTTCCTCGTCTCAGTTGTCGATTTCGTCATCTCCACCGGTGTCACGCTGGTCCTGATCGCCGCAGGATGGGGAGTATTGGGTCTGGCCGTCGGGCGGCTCACCGCACAGACAGCAAGCACAACGCTGCAGTTCGTCCTCGCCAAGACGCCGCCGCGGTTCCGCATCGACCGACAGGTCGTCCGTCCGGTGCTGGCGTTCGGGCTTCCGATTGCAGGGGCGAACCTGTTGTCCTGGGCATTGCTCAATGTGGACAACGTCGTGATCGCGCGGATAGCCGGTCCAACGGCGCTGGGTTTCTACGTACTTGCGTTCAACATCTCGAACTGGCCGATGAACGCCCTGTCGCAGATGGTGCGTTCGGTGTCATTGCCCTACTTCGCCCGGGTGGACGACCGGGCCCCCGATGCGGTACCCCGCCTCGTCGCCGTCGCCTGGGCCGGCGCGCTCCCGGCGGGTGCCCTGCTGGCAGTGCTCAGCGCCTCGGTCATCCAGTTCGTCTACGGAGCCAAGTGGCTCCCTGCCGCCCCCGTGCTTGCGGCGCTGGGCATCTTCGGTGGTCTCCGGGTGGTGTTCGACATCTTCGCCGGATTCCTCTACGCCCGGGGCAGGTCCCGCCCGGTCCTGTGGGTGCAATTGGTGTGGTTCGTGGCCATCGTGATCGGAATGATCGTGGCGACCAGGGCCTACGGGATTGTGGGTGCCGGCTGGGTGCACGTGGTCGTCGCGGTCGTCGTGATCTTGCCCGCGTATGTGGTCGCCCTGAAGGCGGCGGGCGTGCGGTTGGCCTCCATCGTGCGCGAAGCCTGGCTGCCGACTGTTGCGGCCGGAGTGGCGTCGGTCGCCGCCGCACTCGTCGCATACGCACTCGACGGAGCCCTGCTCAAACTCATCGCCGGAGGACTGGCCGCCGGCATCGTCTACCTGGCACTGATGGGTCGCTGGATCGCGTCCGGGCTGCGTGCGCTGCGCCGCGGCCCGATCGACGACGCCGGAGACGTCACCCTGATCACCACCGAGCTTGAGCAGCCCAACCCCGCTTCCGACGACCGAACAGCCGACGACCAGACAACCGACGACCAGACAACCGACGACCAACCAGTCAGGAAGTCCGCATGA
- a CDS encoding glycosyltransferase family 2 protein: MINLAGTDRRLNTIRYAPHTAIASDSLPTVTVVITCYNYARYLPEAVQSVLDQTGVTANVLIVDDASTDDSLAVGRAIAAADARVRVIANEHNLGAVGAFNRGLEEATGEFLVRLDADDLLTSGSLSRAVTVMSTFPDVALVYGHPLHFSGERPPARTTPSWWDVWSGTEWLAARCLDGTNVITSPEVVMRRSVITRVGGMRPLAHTHDMELWLRIAAHADVAYIGGVDQAWHREHSASLSTKAEHPLIILAELRAAFDELFAGLGRDYPNGAELHRSARRAVSMQALVEASRLLDRGRHTDLVEDLASFALRADPKIVRSRHWRHFEASRNRKLPPTLVAAGGTLPRLKRRLREHSRVQRWHRTGVYERLIITNSIPSSRRSDQANPETKVFTS; encoded by the coding sequence ATGATCAACCTGGCCGGCACTGATCGACGGCTCAACACGATCCGCTATGCACCGCACACGGCGATTGCCTCCGACAGCCTCCCGACGGTGACCGTGGTGATCACCTGTTACAACTACGCCCGCTACCTGCCGGAAGCCGTGCAGAGTGTGCTCGACCAGACCGGCGTCACCGCGAACGTGCTGATCGTGGATGACGCGTCGACGGACGACAGCCTTGCCGTCGGCCGAGCCATCGCCGCAGCCGATGCCCGAGTCCGGGTAATCGCCAACGAGCACAACCTCGGCGCCGTCGGAGCGTTCAATCGCGGTCTCGAGGAAGCCACCGGGGAATTCCTTGTCCGGCTGGATGCGGACGACCTGCTGACCTCTGGCTCACTCTCCCGAGCAGTAACGGTCATGTCGACCTTCCCGGACGTGGCACTCGTGTACGGCCATCCGTTGCACTTCTCCGGGGAACGGCCCCCGGCTCGAACAACCCCCAGCTGGTGGGATGTCTGGTCCGGGACCGAGTGGCTGGCCGCACGCTGTCTGGACGGGACGAATGTGATCACCTCGCCTGAGGTCGTCATGCGCCGAAGCGTGATCACCCGAGTGGGCGGCATGCGACCGTTGGCCCATACCCACGACATGGAGCTCTGGTTGCGGATCGCCGCCCACGCCGACGTCGCCTACATCGGCGGTGTCGACCAGGCCTGGCACCGTGAGCACTCGGCCAGTCTGTCGACGAAGGCAGAGCATCCGCTGATCATCCTGGCCGAGCTGCGGGCAGCCTTCGACGAGTTGTTCGCCGGACTCGGCCGTGATTATCCGAACGGCGCAGAACTCCATCGCAGCGCGCGGCGTGCCGTGTCCATGCAGGCGCTCGTCGAGGCGAGCAGGTTGCTTGATCGCGGCCGGCACACCGACCTTGTCGAGGACCTCGCGTCGTTCGCACTACGGGCCGACCCGAAGATTGTCCGCAGCCGACATTGGCGACACTTCGAAGCCAGCAGGAACCGGAAACTCCCGCCGACGCTGGTTGCGGCAGGCGGCACACTTCCGCGGCTGAAGCGCCGATTGCGGGAACACAGCAGAGTTCAGCGCTGGCATAGAACCGGTGTCTACGAACGGCTCATAATCACCAACTCGATCCCTTCGAGCCGACGGTCAGATCAGGCAAACCCCGAAACGAAGGTTTTTACGTCATGA
- a CDS encoding glycosyltransferase family 1 protein codes for MSARKGLDGRIAKIGHRLHQAGAVLVNQGPRAVAQRVARIAYKKLDAASLGEPLLDGDIADSTQLDLPRPEISPARSQRLRIGWVTVPPAAGSGGHTTLFRVVEAVEQAGHECVLFLYDRYGGDVSAHERVVRQWWPNLRAEIRDAADGISGVDACVASSWDSAHVLAVRGSEPMHRMYFIQDYEPYFYAHGSMYALAEDSYRFGFRCIALGEMVARLLRHEIGIKPDVTEFGCDTSVYRLLNDRKRSGVVLYARPEVPRRGYWLARLALQRFHEMHPDIEIHIYGERVSGLSFPTTQHGRLTPAELNELYNSSIAGLAMSFTNISLVAEEMLAAGAIPVVNDSVHSRADLVNQHVAWATPTPQGIAAALSAAVSNPDVGATARSAAESVRQFGWTRAQADVVRIIEDEVYGDLRAVPAQRADAFASEGLS; via the coding sequence ATGAGCGCACGCAAAGGACTCGACGGCCGGATAGCAAAGATCGGTCACCGACTGCATCAGGCGGGCGCCGTCCTCGTCAACCAGGGACCACGCGCGGTGGCCCAACGCGTCGCCAGGATCGCGTACAAGAAGCTGGATGCGGCCAGCCTTGGCGAGCCGCTGCTGGACGGCGACATCGCCGACTCGACCCAACTCGACCTCCCACGCCCCGAGATCAGTCCGGCGCGCTCCCAACGACTCCGGATCGGTTGGGTAACGGTGCCTCCCGCGGCCGGGTCGGGAGGACACACGACCTTATTCCGGGTGGTCGAGGCAGTTGAGCAGGCCGGCCACGAGTGCGTACTCTTCCTCTACGACCGCTACGGCGGGGATGTCTCTGCCCACGAGCGGGTCGTTCGCCAATGGTGGCCCAATCTGCGCGCAGAGATCCGAGACGCTGCAGACGGAATCAGCGGAGTCGACGCCTGCGTCGCGTCCTCCTGGGACAGTGCACACGTCCTGGCCGTCCGCGGCTCTGAGCCGATGCACCGGATGTACTTCATCCAGGACTACGAGCCGTACTTCTACGCCCACGGATCGATGTACGCATTGGCAGAAGACAGCTACCGGTTCGGATTCCGCTGCATCGCCCTCGGGGAGATGGTGGCGCGGCTGCTCCGGCACGAGATAGGTATCAAGCCTGACGTCACCGAATTCGGCTGCGACACCTCGGTGTACCGGCTGCTCAACGATCGCAAGCGATCCGGCGTCGTGCTGTACGCCCGGCCGGAGGTGCCACGCCGCGGATATTGGTTGGCCCGGCTTGCGCTGCAGCGCTTCCACGAGATGCATCCAGACATCGAGATCCACATCTATGGGGAGCGAGTATCCGGGCTTTCGTTCCCGACGACACAACACGGAAGGCTCACTCCGGCGGAACTCAACGAGTTGTACAACTCGAGCATCGCGGGATTGGCGATGTCGTTCACCAACATCTCGTTGGTCGCCGAGGAGATGTTGGCGGCGGGCGCCATCCCGGTGGTCAACGACTCGGTGCACTCCCGCGCTGACCTGGTCAACCAACACGTGGCCTGGGCAACGCCAACACCACAAGGGATCGCGGCCGCACTGAGCGCAGCGGTCTCGAACCCGGATGTGGGCGCGACGGCGCGGTCGGCCGCTGAATCAGTCCGGCAGTTCGGCTGGACCAGGGCTCAAGCAGACGTCGTTCGGATCATCGAGGACGAGGTGTACGGCGATCTTCGTGCCGTCCCGGCGCAACGAGCTGACGCATTCGCGTCGGAAGGACTCTCATGA
- a CDS encoding acyl-CoA ligase (AMP-forming), exosortase A system-associated, translating to MRTNFHHLLAQAAVATPQASALTYRGQTISYAETWRQAQSAAAQLQRIGVLRGDRIAVYLEKRIETVAAFFAASIAGAMFVPVNHVLKPLQVRHILADSGAKVLITSADRLAQLAPTLREASVQDVVVVGKPGDTTAGCRMHSWEDGQLAADGAETPPGLVDIDPAAILYTSGSTGKPKGVVLSHRNLIVGAESVSSYLENTSEDVILSVLPLSFDAGLSQVTTAFSVGAHVILMNYLLPREVPNLCEKYGVTGLTCVPPLWLQLVETQWPATAATTLRYFANTGGRMPRTTLNRLRGIFPQAKPFLMYGLTEAFRSTYLDPDEIDRRPDSIGKAIPNAEILVLRPDGTRCAPGEEGELVHRGALVGLGYWNDPVRTAERYRLVKHPDQDWRTPEMAVWSGDTVVADDEGFLYFVGRRDEMIKTSGYRVSPTEIEEAAYATGQVRDVVAFGVPDPTLGQRVVLVATPTASELDVDALITAMRQALPLYMVPSQVEVRHELPRSPNGKFDRKLITAEVSG from the coding sequence ATGAGGACGAATTTCCATCACTTGCTGGCACAGGCTGCAGTCGCGACTCCGCAGGCGTCCGCGCTCACCTACCGTGGCCAGACGATCAGCTACGCCGAAACCTGGCGGCAGGCCCAATCCGCGGCGGCGCAGCTGCAGCGGATCGGCGTCCTGCGCGGCGACCGGATCGCCGTCTACCTGGAGAAGCGGATCGAGACGGTGGCAGCGTTCTTCGCTGCGTCGATCGCCGGGGCGATGTTCGTCCCGGTCAATCACGTTCTGAAGCCGTTGCAGGTGCGACACATCCTCGCCGACAGTGGTGCCAAGGTGTTGATCACGTCCGCGGATCGGCTGGCCCAGTTGGCACCCACTCTGCGTGAGGCTTCGGTACAAGACGTGGTTGTAGTGGGTAAGCCCGGCGACACAACCGCTGGGTGTCGGATGCACAGCTGGGAGGACGGCCAGCTAGCAGCCGACGGCGCCGAAACGCCGCCCGGACTCGTCGACATCGATCCGGCCGCAATCCTCTACACGTCCGGGTCGACGGGGAAACCGAAGGGCGTTGTGCTCAGCCACCGGAACCTCATCGTCGGTGCCGAGAGCGTGAGCAGCTATCTGGAGAACACGAGTGAGGACGTCATCCTCAGCGTTCTGCCATTGAGTTTCGACGCCGGCCTGAGCCAGGTGACCACGGCCTTCTCGGTCGGAGCACACGTGATCTTGATGAACTACCTCCTGCCGAGGGAAGTTCCGAACTTGTGTGAGAAGTACGGCGTCACGGGGCTGACCTGTGTCCCTCCGCTCTGGCTCCAACTGGTGGAGACCCAGTGGCCGGCGACCGCCGCGACAACCCTGCGCTACTTCGCCAACACGGGTGGGCGGATGCCGCGAACCACGCTCAACAGACTGCGCGGCATCTTCCCCCAGGCCAAGCCCTTCCTGATGTACGGACTGACCGAGGCGTTCCGTTCCACCTACCTCGATCCGGACGAGATCGACCGGCGACCTGATTCGATCGGCAAGGCAATTCCCAATGCAGAGATCCTCGTCCTGCGGCCCGACGGCACACGCTGTGCGCCGGGTGAGGAGGGCGAACTCGTCCATCGCGGTGCACTGGTCGGACTGGGCTATTGGAACGACCCCGTCCGCACCGCGGAGCGGTACCGACTGGTCAAGCATCCCGACCAGGACTGGCGTACCCCGGAGATGGCCGTGTGGTCGGGAGACACTGTTGTCGCGGACGATGAGGGATTCCTCTACTTCGTCGGTCGCAGGGACGAGATGATCAAGACATCCGGCTATCGGGTGAGCCCGACCGAGATCGAGGAGGCAGCGTATGCCACCGGCCAGGTGCGTGATGTCGTCGCCTTCGGGGTACCCGACCCGACCTTGGGTCAGCGGGTCGTACTGGTGGCCACGCCGACCGCCTCCGAGTTGGACGTCGACGCCTTGATCACCGCCATGCGCCAGGCGTTGCCGCTGTACATGGTGCCGTCACAGGTTGAGGTCCGCCATGAGCTGCCCCGGTCGCCCAACGGCAAGTTCGACCGGAAACTGATCACCGCGGAGGTGTCGGGATGA
- a CDS encoding pyridoxal-dependent decarboxylase, exosortase A system-associated: protein MRPQDHRDPFGTLDGELRVGGQPLSRLAARVGSTPFFAYDRGLLDERVDRLRTALPDRIELSYAMKANPMPAIVQHLAGRVDRIDVASGLEMQAALDTTMSPDKVSFAGPGKAPAEIHQAVAAGVTIEVESTTELERVISSGDDLGLVPRVAVRVNPDFAVKGSGMRMGGGPQQFGIDAEEVPVVLEKYASAGVDFLGFHVFAGSQNLNADIIAEAQRRTVDLVSDLAEHLSAPLRYLNLGGGFGIPYTEKDQPLDLNKIAENLRELVDGPIAHRFPHASPVIELGRYIVGECGIYVTRVLDRKSSRGKTYLVVDGGMHHQLAASGNFGQAIRRNYPLIIGNRAEASPAEVVNVVGCLCTPLDLLGDKLELPAAQVGDLVVIFQAGAYGLTASPTAFLGHPAPAEVLVSPSHSIPSKEHP, encoded by the coding sequence ATGAGGCCGCAAGATCACCGCGATCCGTTCGGCACGCTCGACGGGGAACTGCGTGTGGGTGGACAGCCGCTGAGCAGGCTCGCGGCCCGAGTGGGCTCGACACCGTTCTTCGCCTATGACCGAGGCTTGCTTGATGAGCGGGTTGACCGGCTGCGGACCGCGCTGCCGGACCGCATCGAACTCAGTTACGCGATGAAGGCCAACCCGATGCCCGCCATCGTTCAGCACCTGGCCGGCCGGGTCGACCGAATCGACGTTGCCTCCGGGCTCGAGATGCAGGCGGCGCTCGACACGACGATGTCGCCGGACAAGGTGAGCTTTGCCGGACCTGGGAAGGCACCGGCGGAGATCCATCAGGCCGTCGCGGCCGGAGTCACCATCGAGGTCGAGTCGACGACCGAACTCGAGCGCGTGATCAGTTCCGGGGACGATCTTGGTCTCGTGCCACGCGTTGCGGTGCGCGTCAATCCCGACTTCGCGGTGAAGGGCTCAGGAATGCGGATGGGTGGCGGGCCCCAGCAATTCGGGATCGATGCTGAAGAGGTGCCTGTCGTTCTGGAGAAATACGCCTCCGCAGGCGTGGACTTCCTCGGCTTCCATGTCTTCGCCGGATCACAGAACCTCAACGCGGACATCATCGCCGAGGCCCAGCGCCGCACCGTCGACCTTGTGTCGGACCTTGCCGAACATCTCTCCGCCCCATTGCGATACCTCAACCTGGGGGGTGGCTTCGGCATCCCGTACACCGAGAAGGATCAGCCGCTCGACCTGAACAAGATCGCCGAGAATCTACGCGAACTGGTCGACGGACCGATCGCCCACCGCTTCCCGCACGCCAGCCCCGTCATCGAACTCGGCCGCTACATCGTCGGCGAGTGCGGGATCTACGTCACACGGGTCTTGGACCGGAAGTCATCGCGCGGCAAGACCTACCTGGTGGTGGATGGCGGCATGCATCATCAGCTGGCCGCATCGGGGAACTTCGGCCAGGCGATCCGCCGCAATTATCCGTTGATCATCGGCAATCGCGCCGAGGCTTCGCCGGCAGAGGTCGTCAATGTCGTCGGTTGTCTGTGCACGCCGCTCGATCTGCTGGGCGACAAACTCGAGCTTCCCGCGGCACAGGTCGGTGACCTCGTGGTCATATTCCAGGCCGGGGCGTACGGCTTGACGGCCAGCCCCACGGCATTCCTGGGACATCCTGCCCCGGCTGAAGTTCTCGTCTCACCATCGCACTCGATTCCATCCAAGGAGCACCCATGA
- a CDS encoding acyl carrier protein, translated as MSNITTETLDGVRDVLISSLELQQTPADLQPDTPLFGALPELDSLGVLALVTDLEERFDITVDDEEFGADLFETVGTLTDFVEAKLRAR; from the coding sequence ATGAGCAACATCACCACCGAAACCCTCGATGGCGTCCGCGACGTGCTGATCTCGTCGCTGGAACTGCAGCAGACGCCGGCCGACCTGCAGCCCGACACCCCACTCTTCGGGGCATTGCCCGAGCTCGACTCACTCGGCGTCCTGGCTCTCGTCACCGATCTCGAAGAGCGCTTCGACATCACGGTTGACGATGAGGAGTTCGGAGCAGACCTCTTCGAGACGGTGGGCACGCTGACCGACTTCGTCGAGGCGAAGCTGCGGGCGAGGTAG
- a CDS encoding glycosyltransferase family 2 protein, with translation MELPKIAICVVTYNSAPLINDLVASLREGCAGAEWCLVFADNASTDMTIAEIRRCAPNAILVETGGNLGYSAGINAAVRAAGEQDAYLILNADVRLAPDCVVTLYKTLGDQVGIAVPRLNDAEGELIWSMRREPTLLRAWADALIGAERVGRWSALGEMITNERLYQEARGTDWAEGSTQLISAACWRACGPWDESFFLYSEEAEFDLRARDRGFATRYEPSALAIHLEGGSGSSVRQWSLLVVNRIRLFSRRHNRLSTLLFWLAIVLREASRAAMGKATSRAAIRDLVSARRMRERPGPAWLLG, from the coding sequence ATGGAACTTCCCAAGATCGCAATCTGCGTTGTGACTTACAACAGCGCGCCGTTGATCAACGATCTGGTCGCGTCTCTTCGCGAGGGATGTGCCGGCGCCGAATGGTGTCTGGTGTTTGCCGACAACGCGTCAACAGACATGACCATCGCTGAGATCAGGCGCTGTGCACCAAATGCGATCTTGGTCGAGACCGGTGGCAACCTCGGCTATTCGGCAGGAATCAACGCTGCGGTGCGAGCGGCTGGCGAACAGGACGCGTACCTCATCCTCAACGCCGACGTCCGCCTGGCGCCGGACTGCGTAGTGACGCTGTACAAGACTCTTGGAGATCAGGTCGGGATCGCAGTCCCGCGGCTGAACGATGCCGAAGGTGAGCTGATCTGGTCAATGCGGCGGGAGCCTACGCTGCTACGTGCTTGGGCTGACGCGCTCATCGGCGCAGAACGGGTCGGCAGGTGGTCGGCGCTGGGCGAAATGATCACTAACGAGCGCCTCTATCAAGAGGCCCGTGGAACCGACTGGGCCGAGGGGTCGACTCAGTTGATCAGTGCTGCATGTTGGCGTGCATGCGGACCGTGGGACGAAAGCTTCTTCCTATACTCAGAGGAGGCCGAGTTTGACCTGCGCGCCCGCGATCGAGGATTCGCTACGCGCTATGAGCCGAGTGCATTAGCGATCCACCTCGAGGGTGGCTCTGGATCCTCAGTTCGCCAATGGTCGCTCCTGGTCGTAAACAGGATTCGCCTGTTCAGCCGGCGTCACAACAGATTGTCGACCCTATTGTTCTGGCTGGCTATCGTCCTCAGGGAGGCAAGCCGCGCGGCCATGGGGAAGGCGACGAGTCGGGCCGCGATCCGCGACCTGGTCAGTGCCCGCCGCATGCGCGAGCGTCCTGGCCCGGCGTGGTTGTTGGGCTAA
- a CDS encoding Wzz/FepE/Etk N-terminal domain-containing protein, whose protein sequence is MALAEFLGALRRRWYLLMAGLLITGALGYGAAVASPPTYTARGLVLLLPSQETLKTTSNPLLALDGLDLPGRVLVAYYASADARAQMEAAAPTASIDVSIDDSTGGPVIAVDVEDTTAEGTLKALNYAVSSIPPQSRENPGEGRRPDGK, encoded by the coding sequence GTGGCATTGGCCGAATTTTTAGGTGCTCTCCGGCGCAGGTGGTATCTCCTGATGGCCGGACTGCTCATCACTGGAGCGCTCGGGTACGGGGCAGCTGTTGCGAGCCCGCCGACGTACACGGCTCGTGGCCTTGTGCTGCTACTCCCCTCGCAGGAGACGCTCAAGACGACATCCAACCCGCTTCTGGCCCTCGACGGCCTGGATTTGCCGGGTCGCGTGCTTGTCGCGTATTACGCCAGCGCCGACGCGCGTGCCCAGATGGAAGCGGCCGCTCCGACTGCGAGCATTGATGTATCGATCGACGACTCCACCGGCGGACCGGTGATCGCCGTGGACGTCGAGGACACCACCGCGGAGGGGACGCTGAAGGCTCTCAACTATGCGGTCAGTTCGATCCCCCCCCAATCTCGCGAGAATCCAGGCGAAGGTCGGCGCCCCGACGGAAAGTGA